In the Pseudolabrys taiwanensis genome, one interval contains:
- the flhB gene encoding flagellar biosynthesis protein FlhB: MAEDSENEKTEEPSQKRLDEALQRGDVVKSQEVNTWFVMGAATLVLMVFSGSMSSSLMTSMRGLVANAHQIRVDGPALPQLFQKIGIELIGGLAVPFLLLLIAAVAGNMVQHRLVWSFEAVSPKLSKISPLAGLKRLFSAQTLANFAKGLVKLIVVAVVLLALMWPERYRFEGLVTTDPAVLLPFIKVLALKLMGAVVAMLAVVAAADYFFQYRQWHERQKMSLQELKEEFKNTEGDPHIKGRLKQLRQVRMKKRMMANLPKASVVITNPTHYAVALQYERGMEAPICVAKGMDALALKIRELAGQHSIPIVENPPLARALHATVEVDDAIPAEHYKAVAEVIGFVMKLRRTPGGR, encoded by the coding sequence ATGGCCGAAGATTCCGAGAATGAAAAAACAGAAGAACCGTCCCAAAAACGCTTAGACGAAGCGCTGCAACGCGGAGATGTCGTCAAGAGCCAGGAGGTCAACACCTGGTTCGTGATGGGCGCCGCGACCCTCGTGCTGATGGTCTTCTCGGGCAGTATGAGCTCGAGCCTGATGACGTCGATGCGCGGGCTGGTCGCCAATGCGCATCAGATCCGGGTGGATGGGCCGGCGCTGCCGCAGTTGTTTCAGAAGATCGGCATCGAATTGATCGGCGGCCTGGCCGTGCCGTTCCTGCTGCTGCTCATCGCGGCCGTTGCCGGCAACATGGTGCAGCACCGCTTGGTCTGGAGCTTCGAGGCGGTGTCCCCGAAGCTGTCCAAGATCTCGCCGCTGGCCGGTCTCAAGCGCCTGTTCTCGGCGCAGACGCTCGCGAACTTCGCCAAAGGGTTGGTGAAGCTGATCGTGGTCGCTGTCGTGCTGTTGGCATTGATGTGGCCGGAGCGGTATCGCTTCGAAGGTCTCGTCACCACCGATCCCGCGGTGCTCTTGCCCTTCATCAAGGTGCTGGCGTTGAAGTTGATGGGCGCCGTGGTCGCAATGCTCGCGGTGGTCGCCGCGGCCGATTATTTCTTCCAGTACCGGCAATGGCACGAGCGGCAGAAGATGTCGCTGCAGGAACTGAAAGAGGAGTTCAAGAACACCGAAGGCGATCCGCACATCAAGGGCCGCCTGAAGCAGTTGCGGCAAGTGCGCATGAAGAAGCGCATGATGGCGAATCTGCCGAAAGCGTCTGTGGTTATCACCAACCCGACGCACTACGCGGTGGCGCTGCAGTACGAGCGCGGCATGGAGGCGCCGATCTGCGTCGCCAAGGGCATGGACGCGCTGGCGCTCAAGATCCGCGAACTCGCCGGCCAGCATTCGATACCGATCGTGGAAAACCCGCCGCTCGCCCGAGCGCTGCACGCGACGGTCGAGGTCGACGATGCGATCCCGGCGGAGCATTACAAGGCGGTGGCGGAAGTGATCGGCTTCGTCATGAAACTGCGCCGGACGCCGGGCGGACGGTAA
- the cckA gene encoding cell cycle histidine kinase CckA, with protein MVLLVAVLLVGAAAGLVYIGRAYADAYILTLLALLGTIGVFALFALASGIVRFAGRDQGNPLLKAVVDSAFEGIVVTDQSGRVFYANAVYLDLIGAADTNDVRPIERVFVGDPGVSEAIYRLLKAGREGRRLQEEVRIPSPAGAPARWLRMRVRPLGPGKRDARMTVWSIADVTRERERQENVFQELQHAIDYLDHAPAGFFSVDGDGDVVYLNATLATWLDQDLAEVGLGSLKLTDIVAGEGAALLTTLPPAPGEVKTEVLDLDLRARGGRPVPARLFHKVAYGADGRPGPSRTLVLNRAIDEGHDPQRAAEVRFMRFFQNTPMAIATVDKAGRIVRSNARFASAFEAALKGDLRSILAVVNERDRPALEAAIRKAAEGQGEIAPVEAALVGSGERYANFFVSAVEEKERDSEAAIVYALETTAQRTLENRINQQQKMDSVGQLAGGIAHDFNNVLSAIMMATDFLLNAHRPTDPSFKDIMSIKQNANRAAALVRQLLAFSRKQTLRPQVLDLREVLSDIGMLLKRLIGEKVQLEVTPGRDLWPVKVDISQFEQVIVNLAVNARDAMPDGGKLSVRTANVEAKDAGRLGAKGMPNGDYVMVEVSDTGTGIPPEIIEKIFEPFFTTKEVGKGTGLGLSTVYGIVKQTGGFIYADSEPGRTSFRIFLPRHVPGAEELAPPAAEAPAIAGATAAVESVKAAAADLTGHGKILLVEDEEGLRALNARGLASRGYTVVEASNGVEAIEAMEREGPVDLVVSDVVMPEMDGPSLLKELRRRDPKVKIIFVSGYAEEAFAKNLPSQEQYAFLAKPFTLKQLVAEVKQTLAG; from the coding sequence ATGGTGCTGCTGGTCGCGGTCCTGCTGGTCGGCGCGGCCGCGGGCCTCGTCTATATTGGGCGAGCCTATGCCGACGCCTACATCCTGACGCTGCTCGCGCTCCTCGGCACCATCGGCGTCTTTGCACTGTTCGCGCTGGCCTCGGGCATCGTGCGTTTCGCCGGGCGCGATCAGGGCAATCCGCTCCTGAAAGCGGTGGTGGACAGCGCCTTCGAAGGCATCGTCGTCACCGATCAAAGCGGCCGCGTTTTTTATGCCAATGCCGTCTACCTCGACCTGATCGGTGCCGCCGACACCAACGACGTGCGCCCGATCGAGCGCGTCTTTGTGGGGGACCCGGGCGTATCCGAAGCGATCTATCGGCTGCTCAAGGCGGGCCGCGAAGGCCGCCGTTTGCAGGAGGAGGTGCGCATTCCGTCGCCTGCGGGCGCGCCGGCGCGCTGGCTGCGCATGCGCGTGCGGCCGCTCGGTCCCGGCAAGCGCGACGCGCGCATGACGGTGTGGTCGATCGCCGACGTGACACGCGAACGCGAGCGGCAGGAAAACGTCTTCCAGGAACTGCAGCACGCGATCGACTATCTCGACCACGCGCCGGCCGGCTTCTTCTCGGTCGATGGCGACGGCGACGTCGTCTACCTGAACGCGACGCTCGCGACCTGGCTCGATCAGGATCTCGCGGAAGTGGGGCTCGGCTCGCTCAAGCTCACAGACATCGTTGCCGGCGAGGGCGCGGCGCTGCTCACGACGCTGCCGCCGGCGCCGGGCGAGGTGAAGACCGAGGTGCTCGATCTCGACCTGCGCGCACGCGGCGGCCGGCCGGTGCCGGCGCGGCTGTTCCATAAGGTGGCCTATGGCGCCGATGGTCGGCCGGGGCCGTCGCGCACCTTGGTGCTCAACCGCGCCATCGACGAAGGCCACGATCCGCAGCGGGCGGCGGAAGTGCGCTTCATGCGCTTCTTCCAGAACACGCCGATGGCCATCGCCACCGTCGACAAAGCGGGCCGTATCGTGCGCTCGAACGCGCGCTTCGCCTCGGCCTTCGAGGCCGCGCTCAAGGGCGATCTGCGGTCGATCCTGGCGGTGGTCAACGAACGCGACCGGCCGGCGCTCGAAGCCGCGATCCGCAAGGCGGCGGAAGGGCAGGGCGAGATCGCGCCGGTCGAGGCGGCGTTGGTCGGCAGCGGCGAGCGCTATGCCAATTTCTTCGTCTCCGCCGTCGAGGAAAAGGAGCGCGACAGCGAGGCGGCGATCGTCTACGCGCTCGAAACCACGGCGCAGCGCACGCTCGAGAACCGCATCAATCAGCAGCAGAAGATGGACTCGGTCGGCCAGCTCGCCGGCGGCATCGCGCACGATTTCAACAACGTGCTGTCGGCGATCATGATGGCGACCGACTTCCTGCTCAACGCGCATCGTCCGACGGACCCGTCCTTCAAGGACATCATGTCCATCAAGCAGAACGCCAACCGCGCGGCCGCGCTTGTGCGGCAGTTGCTGGCATTCTCGCGCAAGCAGACGCTGCGGCCGCAAGTGCTGGATCTGCGCGAGGTCCTGAGCGACATCGGCATGCTGTTGAAGCGATTGATCGGCGAGAAGGTGCAGCTCGAGGTGACCCCCGGCCGCGATCTCTGGCCGGTGAAGGTCGACATCTCGCAGTTCGAGCAGGTGATCGTGAACCTTGCGGTTAATGCGCGCGACGCCATGCCCGACGGCGGCAAGCTCTCGGTGCGCACCGCGAATGTCGAAGCCAAGGATGCCGGCCGCCTTGGTGCCAAAGGCATGCCGAACGGCGACTATGTGATGGTGGAGGTCAGCGACACCGGCACCGGCATTCCGCCGGAGATCATCGAGAAGATCTTCGAGCCGTTCTTCACCACCAAGGAAGTCGGCAAGGGCACCGGTCTCGGCCTGTCCACCGTTTACGGCATCGTCAAACAGACGGGCGGCTTCATCTATGCCGATAGCGAGCCGGGCCGTACCTCGTTCCGTATCTTCTTGCCGCGCCACGTGCCCGGCGCCGAAGAGCTCGCGCCGCCGGCCGCGGAAGCGCCGGCCATTGCCGGCGCCACCGCGGCGGTGGAGAGCGTCAAGGCGGCCGCGGCGGATCTGACCGGCCACGGCAAGATCCTGCTGGTCGAAGACGAAGAAGGTTTGCGCGCGCTCAACGCACGCGGCCTCGCGTCACGCGGCTACACGGTGGTCGAAGCGAGCAATGGTGTGGAAGCCATCGAGGCGATGGAGCGCGAAGGCCCGGTCGATCTCGTCGTCTCGGACGTGGTGATGCCGGAGATGGACGGACCGTCGCTGCTGAAAGAGCTTCGCCGGCGCGACCCGAAGGTGAAGATCATCTTCGTATCGGGTTACGCCGAAGAAGCCTTTGCCAAGAACCTGCCGAGCCAGGAGCAGTATGCGTTCCTGGCCAAGCCCTTCACGCTCAAGCAGCTCGTCGCCGAGGTGAAGCAGACGCTGGCGGGCTGA
- a CDS encoding DUF3309 family protein, with protein MLGTILIILLILMLIGAVPRWGYSSGWGYGPSGIVGILLIVVLVLALTGRV; from the coding sequence ATGTTGGGCACTATTCTTATTATTCTTCTGATCCTGATGCTGATTGGCGCCGTTCCGCGCTGGGGCTATTCCAGCGGCTGGGGTTATGGCCCGTCCGGCATCGTCGGCATTCTGCTGATTGTTGTCTTGGTGCTGGCGTTGACGGGACGCGTCTAG
- a CDS encoding Tim44 domain-containing protein yields MTRHRFVIAIAAIATALVVAAADYADARAGRGSSAGSRGMRTYSTPAPTQTAPSTAAPMQRSMTQPGRTGTAGAATAARPGLFGGMFGGGLLGGLAAGFLGAGLFGLLFGHGLFGGMAGFASIIGLLLQVVLVVIVARLLFAWWQRRNAPAYASGAPSPGAAPGGPTTHAYTGLGSGLGAGLGGGMFGGNKPADEPLSIEKEDYDAFERLLGDVQAAYSAEDLNALRRLVTPEMLSYFSEDLADNASRGVVNQVSDVKLLQGDLAEAWREGSTEYATVAMRFALTDRMVERASGRTVEGGSPSEATELWTFMRSRGGEWLLSAIQQA; encoded by the coding sequence ATGACTCGCCACCGCTTCGTGATTGCGATTGCCGCGATTGCGACCGCGCTTGTTGTCGCCGCCGCCGATTATGCCGATGCGCGCGCGGGCCGCGGATCGTCCGCTGGCAGCCGCGGTATGCGCACCTATTCGACTCCCGCGCCGACGCAGACGGCGCCCTCGACCGCAGCGCCGATGCAGCGTTCGATGACGCAGCCGGGCCGGACCGGCACCGCCGGCGCGGCGACGGCGGCGCGCCCCGGTCTGTTCGGGGGCATGTTCGGCGGTGGTCTGCTCGGCGGTCTCGCCGCGGGCTTCCTCGGCGCCGGCCTGTTCGGCCTGTTGTTCGGTCACGGCCTGTTCGGCGGCATGGCGGGCTTTGCCTCCATCATCGGCCTGCTGCTGCAGGTCGTGCTCGTCGTCATCGTCGCGCGGCTGCTGTTCGCGTGGTGGCAGCGCCGCAACGCGCCGGCTTATGCGAGCGGCGCGCCGTCGCCGGGGGCCGCGCCGGGCGGTCCGACCACGCATGCCTATACGGGGCTCGGCAGTGGTCTCGGTGCCGGACTTGGCGGTGGCATGTTCGGCGGCAACAAACCGGCTGACGAACCGCTCTCCATCGAGAAGGAAGACTATGACGCCTTCGAGCGTCTGCTCGGTGACGTGCAGGCGGCTTACTCGGCGGAGGACCTGAACGCATTGCGGCGACTGGTGACGCCGGAGATGCTCTCTTACTTCTCCGAGGATCTTGCGGACAATGCCAGCCGCGGCGTCGTCAATCAGGTCAGCGACGTGAAGCTGCTGCAGGGCGATCTCGCCGAAGCGTGGCGCGAAGGCAGCACGGAGTACGCGACCGTCGCCATGCGCTTTGCGCTCACCGACCGTATGGTCGAGCGGGCCAGCGGCCGCACCGTCGAAGGCGGCAGCCCGAGCGAAGCCACAGAGTTGTGGACGTTCATGCGCTCGCGCGGAGGTGAATGGCTCCTGTCGGCCATCCAGCAGGCTTGA
- a CDS encoding PilZ domain-containing protein, which yields MRKDQRKSPRRSVRYAAWLALAPGELRGCALSDISNTGARIDVENSATLPNEFALWLASNGSARRNCRVVWRTPKQVGVRFAGRLASGERAALAPL from the coding sequence ATGCGTAAAGACCAACGAAAATCTCCACGCCGCTCGGTTCGTTACGCGGCGTGGCTCGCACTGGCGCCGGGCGAATTGCGCGGTTGTGCGCTATCGGACATTTCCAATACCGGCGCGCGGATCGATGTCGAGAATTCCGCGACGCTGCCGAACGAATTCGCCCTGTGGCTGGCCAGCAACGGTTCGGCACGGCGAAATTGCAGAGTCGTTTGGCGCACCCCAAAGCAGGTCGGCGTGCGTTTTGCGGGACGGCTCGCGAGCGGTGAACGCGCCGCGTTGGCCCCACTCTAA
- a CDS encoding cold-shock protein, whose protein sequence is MPVGTVKFFNTQKGYGFIQPDDGSKDVFVHITAVERAGMRSLVEGQKISYDIVTERGKQAAGNLQSA, encoded by the coding sequence ATGCCCGTCGGAACTGTGAAGTTCTTCAACACTCAAAAAGGCTATGGCTTCATTCAGCCGGACGACGGCTCGAAGGATGTGTTCGTGCACATCACGGCCGTTGAGCGCGCTGGCATGCGCTCGCTGGTCGAAGGCCAGAAGATCAGCTACGACATCGTGACTGAGCGCGGCAAGCAGGCTGCTGGCAATCTGCAGTCGGCCTGA
- a CDS encoding lectin, with amino-acid sequence MRVLRNAAPLAACLSLLGAAPALAQQSTMTFFVTSVGIGKGADLGGLAGADAHCQQLAQAAGAGGKTWRAYLSTQGSGAVNAKDRIGKGPWTNAKGVVVAKDVAELHGENNLTKQTALSEKGDVINGRGDTPNRHDILTGSQADGTAFSGSDDRTCRNWTSSTQGAAMLGHADRRGLQDDAPSKSWNSSHPSRGPEGGCSQADLRSTGGDGLLYCFAAN; translated from the coding sequence ATGAGAGTTCTTCGCAACGCTGCACCACTCGCGGCCTGTCTGTCGCTGCTGGGCGCCGCGCCGGCATTGGCGCAGCAGTCGACCATGACGTTCTTCGTGACGAGCGTGGGCATCGGGAAAGGGGCCGATCTCGGCGGTCTCGCCGGCGCCGACGCCCATTGTCAGCAACTCGCCCAGGCGGCCGGCGCGGGCGGCAAGACCTGGCGCGCCTACCTGTCGACGCAAGGCAGCGGCGCGGTGAACGCCAAGGATCGTATCGGCAAAGGGCCCTGGACCAATGCCAAGGGCGTGGTGGTCGCCAAGGACGTTGCCGAGCTTCACGGCGAAAACAACCTGACCAAACAGACGGCGCTGTCGGAGAAGGGCGACGTCATCAACGGCCGCGGCGACACGCCTAACCGCCATGACATCCTGACCGGCTCGCAGGCCGATGGCACCGCCTTCAGCGGTTCTGACGATCGTACCTGCCGGAACTGGACCTCGAGCACCCAAGGGGCGGCGATGCTAGGCCACGCCGACCGCCGCGGCCTGCAGGACGACGCGCCCTCGAAGTCGTGGAACTCTTCGCATCCATCGCGCGGGCCGGAGGGCGGTTGCAGTCAGGCCGATCTGCGCTCCACGGGCGGGGATGGCTTGCTCTATTGTTTTGCCGCCAACTAA
- a CDS encoding GGDEF domain-containing protein has translation MAEIQNVVLLGVDAIVYFVALAALLRARGRIGLGAFFCALGVMHFLETYLASILYVSLPYGIITSPGSTVLFTGKLMMLLLLYIREDAVVVRQPIYGLLFGNVLLFVLAFIMRQHVPVSIAPSRAADFAFLNEMGALMVWGTAILFFDCIIIILLYERSRAWFGDRVFPRVFVCGVMVLTFDQLAFFTGLHMLTGAGVHVLAGGWAAKMGAVALYSVLASIYLIYFERPIGRRRDAPKIWDIFDTLTYRERYEDLLARTGCDALTGALDRHSLEAHGRRSVEHAAAAGRPLALVLVDIDHFKAFNDRFGHAAGDKALKRIALDIMAAARVSDFTYRFGGEEFVVIGDGVNAEDALSLADRIRRRIAGSGDAEGRLTVSIGVSTCPRDATDYDTLFEIADKRLYQAKAAGRNRIVGERILPADGSVRLVG, from the coding sequence ATGGCTGAGATCCAGAACGTCGTTCTGCTCGGGGTAGACGCGATCGTGTACTTCGTCGCGTTGGCTGCGTTGCTGCGCGCGCGCGGCCGCATCGGCCTTGGCGCGTTCTTTTGCGCGCTCGGCGTGATGCACTTCCTCGAGACCTATCTCGCCAGCATCCTCTATGTCTCGCTGCCTTACGGCATCATCACGTCGCCGGGCTCGACCGTGCTGTTCACCGGCAAGCTGATGATGTTGCTGTTGCTCTACATCCGCGAGGACGCGGTGGTGGTGCGCCAGCCGATCTATGGCTTGCTGTTCGGCAACGTGCTGCTGTTCGTGCTCGCCTTCATCATGCGCCAGCACGTGCCGGTGTCGATCGCGCCGAGCCGGGCCGCCGACTTCGCCTTCCTCAATGAGATGGGCGCGCTGATGGTCTGGGGAACGGCGATCCTGTTCTTCGATTGCATCATCATCATTCTGCTCTACGAGCGCTCGCGCGCCTGGTTCGGCGACCGCGTGTTTCCGCGGGTGTTCGTCTGCGGCGTGATGGTGTTGACCTTCGACCAGCTCGCCTTCTTCACCGGCTTGCACATGCTGACCGGCGCGGGCGTGCACGTGCTCGCCGGTGGATGGGCGGCGAAGATGGGCGCCGTCGCGCTCTACAGCGTGCTCGCCAGCATTTATCTGATCTATTTCGAGCGGCCGATCGGGCGACGCAGAGACGCGCCGAAGATCTGGGACATCTTCGATACGCTGACCTATCGCGAGCGCTACGAAGACCTCCTGGCGCGCACCGGTTGCGACGCCCTGACCGGCGCGCTCGACCGCCATTCGCTCGAAGCGCACGGCCGCCGGTCCGTTGAGCATGCCGCCGCTGCTGGACGGCCGTTGGCGCTGGTGCTCGTCGACATCGACCACTTCAAGGCCTTCAACGACCGGTTCGGACATGCGGCGGGCGACAAGGCGCTCAAGCGCATCGCGCTCGACATCATGGCCGCGGCGCGCGTGTCCGATTTCACCTATCGCTTCGGCGGCGAGGAGTTCGTCGTCATCGGCGACGGCGTGAATGCCGAGGACGCGCTGTCGCTCGCCGACCGCATCCGGCGGCGCATCGCCGGCAGCGGTGATGCGGAAGGGCGCCTCACCGTTAGCATCGGTGTTTCAACGTGCCCGCGCGACGCGACCGACTACGACACGTTGTTCGAGATTGCGGACAAACGCCTTTATCAAGCCAAAGCCGCCGGCCGAAATCGTATCGTCGGCGAACGCATTCTGCCCGCCGATGGCTCGGTGCGCCTGGTGGGGTGA
- a CDS encoding glutathione S-transferase: protein MRYQLFYWAEIQGRGEFVRLALEDAGADYEDVARKRGGTERMMAIMGGAREKRPPFAPPFLRAGKLTIAQVAEILFYLGPKLKLAPRDEAGRLWLHQLQLTVTDFIKEVHDTHHPVGTGLYYEDQKPEAKRYAQGFLEERAPKYLGYFERVLKKSGGPWLLGRKATYIDLSMFQLVEGMRYAFPKGMKRIERDIPGLVGVRGRVAARPGIKAYLASDRRIPFNESGIFRYYPELDR, encoded by the coding sequence ATGCGTTATCAGTTGTTCTACTGGGCTGAGATCCAAGGGCGCGGCGAGTTCGTGCGCCTGGCGCTCGAAGACGCCGGCGCGGACTACGAGGACGTCGCCCGCAAGCGTGGCGGCACGGAGCGCATGATGGCCATCATGGGCGGCGCGCGCGAGAAGCGCCCGCCTTTCGCGCCGCCGTTCCTGCGCGCCGGCAAACTGACCATCGCGCAGGTGGCCGAGATCCTGTTCTACCTCGGGCCCAAGCTGAAACTGGCGCCGCGCGACGAGGCCGGACGGCTATGGCTGCATCAGTTGCAACTGACCGTCACGGATTTCATCAAAGAGGTGCACGACACGCATCATCCGGTCGGCACGGGTCTCTATTACGAAGACCAGAAGCCGGAGGCCAAGCGCTATGCGCAAGGCTTCTTGGAGGAGCGCGCGCCGAAATATCTCGGCTACTTCGAGCGCGTGCTCAAGAAGAGCGGCGGGCCGTGGCTGCTCGGGCGCAAGGCGACCTATATCGACCTGTCGATGTTCCAACTCGTCGAGGGGATGCGTTACGCGTTCCCGAAAGGCATGAAGCGCATCGAGCGCGATATTCCCGGTCTTGTCGGCGTGCGCGGCCGCGTTGCGGCGCGGCCGGGCATCAAGGCTTACCTTGCGTCCGACCGCCGCATCCCATTCAACGAGAGCGGGATATTCCGGTATTATCCGGAGTTGGATCGCTGA
- a CDS encoding cupin domain-containing protein has protein sequence MDVTKLRRVVTGHDAQGKAKVLIDETVTNAAETRRGAIATVIWSSEGFPVDNDGSDDPSDKKIGTTIPGGTVFRVVSFGPGVAPRNHRTDSIDYAVVMAGEIDMVLDDETVRLKAGDVMVQRGTVHNWINNGSEPCVIAFTLVSAKPVSAGGKTLNAQG, from the coding sequence ATGGACGTGACGAAGCTGCGCCGTGTGGTGACGGGACATGATGCGCAAGGCAAAGCCAAGGTACTCATCGACGAGACCGTGACCAATGCCGCCGAAACGCGCCGGGGCGCGATCGCGACCGTGATCTGGTCAAGCGAAGGCTTTCCGGTCGACAACGACGGCAGCGACGATCCGTCCGACAAGAAGATCGGCACCACCATCCCAGGCGGCACCGTGTTCCGCGTGGTCAGCTTCGGCCCGGGCGTCGCGCCGCGCAACCATCGCACCGACTCGATCGACTACGCCGTGGTGATGGCCGGCGAGATCGACATGGTGCTCGACGACGAAACCGTGCGGCTCAAGGCCGGTGACGTCATGGTCCAGCGCGGCACGGTGCACAATTGGATCAACAACGGCAGCGAGCCCTGCGTCATCGCCTTCACGCTGGTGTCGGCCAAGCCCGTCAGCGCCGGCGGCAAGACGCTCAACGCGCAAGGCTGA
- a CDS encoding DMT family transporter codes for MTSDSLDQPHPTRIDRIPLGIVFMLGATVMFALSSALSKAQVADYSFAEVLFFRSFASLITCALIILPRTGLSTFRTARLRDHAGRSVTQTIAQSCIVIAFGMMPLGGAVAINFSAPLFATLFAALWLKEKVGLVRGLALLVGFVGVLLVAAPGADSFRLGALFAVTNAVLYGSVTAAVRGMTKTESAETLTMYQMVFLTAFFALSLPIFGFVWPSHADLGALLVNGVLNAIGQYWWTRALTMAPPAAVGPFYYFSLVWAMLLGFAFWGDVPTLGLLAGSAVVAGSGLFLLWHESARKTKSVEAKE; via the coding sequence GTGACATCCGACAGCCTCGACCAGCCGCATCCGACCCGCATCGACCGCATCCCGCTCGGCATCGTCTTCATGCTCGGCGCGACGGTGATGTTCGCGCTCTCGAGCGCGCTGTCGAAAGCGCAGGTCGCGGATTATTCGTTCGCCGAGGTGCTGTTCTTCCGCTCCTTCGCCTCGCTCATCACCTGCGCGCTCATCATCCTGCCGCGCACCGGCCTTTCAACCTTCCGCACCGCGCGGCTGCGCGATCATGCCGGCCGCAGCGTCACGCAGACCATCGCGCAGTCCTGCATCGTCATCGCCTTCGGCATGATGCCGCTCGGCGGCGCGGTGGCGATCAACTTCTCCGCGCCGCTGTTCGCCACTTTGTTCGCGGCGCTCTGGCTGAAGGAGAAGGTCGGCCTGGTGCGCGGCCTGGCTTTGCTGGTGGGTTTCGTCGGCGTGCTGCTCGTCGCGGCGCCCGGCGCCGACAGCTTCCGTCTCGGCGCGCTGTTTGCCGTCACCAATGCCGTGCTCTATGGCAGCGTCACCGCGGCCGTGCGCGGCATGACCAAGACCGAGTCGGCCGAAACGCTGACCATGTATCAGATGGTCTTCCTCACGGCCTTCTTCGCGCTCTCGCTGCCCATCTTCGGCTTCGTGTGGCCGAGCCACGCGGACCTCGGCGCGCTGCTCGTCAACGGCGTGCTCAACGCCATCGGCCAATATTGGTGGACCCGCGCGCTGACCATGGCGCCGCCGGCGGCCGTCGGTCCGTTCTATTACTTCTCGCTGGTCTGGGCGATGCTGCTCGGCTTCGCCTTCTGGGGCGATGTGCCGACGCTCGGCCTGCTCGCCGGCTCGGCCGTGGTGGCGGGCTCCGGCCTGTTCCTGCTCTGGCACGAAAGCGCCAGGAAGACGAAGTCAGTTGAAGCAAAGGAGTGA
- a CDS encoding SET domain-containing protein — translation MGKAAKPYRVGRARTGLGLFATAPIGKRALVIEYKGRRIPTKLAQEIEKRRANKYLFEINGRWTIDGSSRRNLARYVNHACDPNTEAELIRGRMMFRAVKAIVPGDEITIDYGEDYIDLYFGKTGCLCATCKPRARKPRAQATK, via the coding sequence ATGGGCAAGGCCGCAAAACCCTATCGGGTCGGCCGCGCTCGGACGGGCCTCGGCCTCTTCGCCACCGCGCCCATCGGCAAGCGCGCGCTCGTCATCGAATACAAAGGCCGCCGTATCCCCACGAAGCTCGCGCAAGAGATCGAGAAGCGGCGGGCCAACAAGTATCTGTTCGAGATCAACGGCCGCTGGACCATCGACGGCTCGTCGCGGCGGAACCTCGCGCGCTACGTCAACCATGCCTGCGACCCGAACACCGAGGCCGAACTGATCCGCGGCCGGATGATGTTTCGCGCCGTGAAAGCGATCGTGCCCGGCGACGAGATCACGATCGACTACGGCGAAGATTATATCGATCTCTATTTCGGCAAGACCGGCTGCCTCTGCGCGACCTGCAAACCACGCGCGCGCAAGCCGCGGGCACAGGCGACGAAATAG
- a CDS encoding SET domain-containing protein — MAPRPFRLGRARTGLGLFAIRAIKKRKRVAEYKGPRLNVKDALKAEARGNRYLFEVNSRWTIDGKARSNIARYFNHSCNPNIDCTIRSGRVFFYTLRNIKPGEELTFHYGNDYLKNVIGKSNCKCSRCLRRKAKRARELRAVRKRKEVRAAAKKRRKAA; from the coding sequence ATGGCACCACGACCTTTCCGCCTCGGCCGCGCACGCACCGGTCTCGGCCTGTTTGCAATACGAGCGATCAAGAAGCGCAAGCGCGTGGCCGAATACAAAGGCCCACGGCTCAACGTGAAGGATGCGCTGAAGGCGGAAGCCCGCGGCAACCGCTATCTGTTCGAGGTCAACAGCCGTTGGACCATCGACGGCAAGGCGCGCAGCAATATCGCGCGCTATTTCAACCACTCCTGCAATCCGAACATCGATTGCACGATCCGCAGCGGACGCGTCTTTTTCTACACCCTGCGCAACATCAAGCCGGGCGAGGAACTGACCTTCCACTACGGCAACGACTACCTCAAGAACGTCATCGGCAAGTCGAACTGCAAGTGCTCGCGCTGCCTGCGCCGCAAGGCCAAGCGGGCCCGCGAGCTCCGCGCCGTGCGTAAGCGCAAAGAAGTGCGCGCGGCGGCCAAGAAACGGCGCAAGGCCGCCTGA